Proteins from a single region of Antechinus flavipes isolate AdamAnt ecotype Samford, QLD, Australia chromosome 2, AdamAnt_v2, whole genome shotgun sequence:
- the SOCS4 gene encoding suppressor of cytokine signaling 4 yields the protein MAENNIKNVDVRPKTSRSRSADRKDGYVWSGKKLSWSKKNEHSSETDTPVATEKVDIPVGSPERKHSCSSIELDLDHSCGHRFLGRSLKQKLQDAMGQCFPIKNCSSRHSSVLPSKRKILISELMLDKCPFPPQSELAFRWHLIKQHTAPLTPKSDNCKSTDLSESDMRDIQLKERAIREESVNSFSHTQVQPCDTTTDNHSHYAPKTASVMNLASNTSIEDSDMDSDDEILTFCTSSRKRNKSKWETDDEMLQLEMPPKYHTQIDYVHCLVPDLLQINNNPCYWGVMDKYAAEALLEGKPEGTFLLRDSAQEDYLFSVSFRRYSRSLHARIEQWNHNFSFDAHDPCVFHSPDITGLLEHYKDPSSCMFFEPLLSTPLNRTFPFSLQHICRTVICNCTTYDGIDTLPIPSSVKLYLKEYHYKSKVRVLRIDVPEQ from the coding sequence atggcagaaaataatattaaaaatgtagaTGTAAGACCCAAAACCAGTCGGAGTAGAAGTGCAGACAGAAAAGATGGCTATGTGTGGAGTGGGAAAAAGCTCTCTTGGTCCAAAAAGAATGAGCACTCTTCTGAGACTGACACACCAGTTGCCACAGAGAAAGTTGACATCCCCGTAGGGAGCCCAGAAAGGAAGCACAGCTGTTCGTCCATTGAGTTGGATTTAGATCATTCATGTGGGCACAGATTCTTGGGCCGGTCTCTTAAGCAAAAATTGCAAGATGCTATGGGGCAGTGCTTTCCCATAAAAAATTGTAGCAGTCGACACTCTTCAGTGCtcccatcaaaaagaaaaattcttatcaGCGAACTCATGTTAGATAAGTGTCCTTTCCCGCCTCAGTCAGAGCTGGCCTTTCGTTGGCATTTAATTAAACAACACACTGCCCCTCTAACTCCAAAATCAGATAACTGCAAAAGCACAGACTTATCTGAAAGTGATATGAGGGATATCCAACTGAAGGAAAGAGCTATCAGGGAAGAAAGTGTAAACTCTTTTTCACATACTCAGGTTCAGCCATGTGACACAACTACTGACAACCATTCACATTATGCTCCAAAGACAGCTTCTGTAATGAACCTGGCATCTAATACCAGTATAGAAGATAGTGATATGgattcagatgatgaaattttaacattttgCACAAGTTctaggaaaagaaacaaatcaaaatggGAAACTGATGATGAAATGCTGCAATTGGAAATGCCTCCTAAATATCACACTCAGATAGATTATGTTCACTGTCTTGTTCCAGATCTCCTTCAGATCAATAACAATCCATGTTATTGGGGAGTAATGGACAAATATGCAGCTGAGGCATTACTGGAAGGAAAACCAGAGGGAACTTTTTTACTTCGTGACTCAGCACAAGAAGATTATTTATTCTCTGTTAGTTTTAGACGCTATAGTCGTTCTCTTCATGCTAGGATTGAACAATGGAATCACAACTTTAGCTTTGATGCACATGACCCTTGTGTATTCCATTCTCCTGATATCACTGGACTTTTAGAACATTATAAAGACCCAAGCTCTTGTATGTTCTTTGAACCACTTTTATCTACTCCTTTAAATcggactttccccttttcccttcagCACATATGCAGGACAGTTATTTGTAACTGTACAACCTATGATGGCATTGATACCCTCCCAATtccttcatctgtgaaattaTATCTAAAGGAATATCACTATAAATCAAAAGTTAGAGTACTCAGGATTGATGTACCAGAACAATAA